The nucleotide window TCTTTAGGCAAAACAAGGACGGAACATTTGGCGACCAGTTTGTCATAGATAAAAAAGACAGACTTTTCTGTGTTCACGGGGGTCCAGTGGATCCGCAAAAAATCACAAAAAATGGTGACGATCCGTGGCTGTACCAGCGAACTTGGCAAAGATTATCAGAAGAGGATTTCGAGTTTTTCAGCTATTCTGGATATCACTACAAGGCAGAATCGGCATTTAGTGAGGGCAAGGCACATCTTGATAATTTTGTAATTTTGTGCGGCCACCAACACATGGAGGCTGCCATCAAGCAGGACGGTGATCAAATCACGAATCTTTGGACATTTGGATATGAAACGGAAAAAATATCAAAATATGATCTAAAAAAACATGAGTTTCCAATCGAGAAAAACTACAACTACATCATACGGGTAGGACTTGGCGGCCCGCAAGGATACTATGGCGGAGGATTTGCCAGACCTCACTTTGGAATCATACAGGACGATCCAAAAAAGATAGTTCTTTTTGAGCTGGAATAGGCACTAGCTTAAAATCAATTATCATTCTATTTTGGTATGATGAAGGCACTTGTCCTTGGCGGATCTAAGGGAATTGGAAAGGCAATTGCAGACTCACTATCGTCCATTGGGTGTGATGTTGTGGCAACATCACGCAAAGAAATCGACACTGCAAATCTGAGCAGCGTCAAAAAATTCATCAAAAAACACAAGCAGACGGACATTTTGATTTTGAACACGGGTGGCCCACCACCAAAGACCTTTTCAGAAGTAACTGAGAAAGAGTGGCAAAAATATCACAACCAGCTTTTCCTGGGATTTTGTCTTTTGCTTCAAAAGCTAAAGGTGCAAGATGGTGGCTATGTCTTTGTGATTACATCTGGTGTTATCAAAGAGCCAAACCCAAGACTGGTCATTTCCAGTGCATATAGGCTGGCATTTACTGCAGTATTCAAGCTTGCAAGCAAGGAGCTTGCCGCAAGAAAGGTAAGCTGTGTGAATATAGCTCCAGGACTTATCAACACGGATAGAGTAAAGGATCTTGGCAATGCATCGGAGATGGCAAAAAACATTCCAATGAAAAGACTTGGCGAGCCGCGCGAGATTGGAGATTTCATCAAAAGTATAGTGCAAAACAAAATCAAGTATTTGTCTGGCGTGACCATTCCATTTGATGGCGCAAACTCTAATTTTGTAGTATGACATGAGCGCAACCGATCTTCTAAGACAGGATCATCTCAAAATAAAGAGACTGGAAAAAGTAATCGTAAAGTGCTACCAGCAACTCTACGCAGGAAAAAATATTCCCTTATCTGATATTGAGAAAATCAATTTCGTCATTGCCGAGTTTTTGGATTCTATTCATTATTCCAGAGAGGAGGACTCGTATTTTGCATGCGTTGCAAGCTATGACTCCCTCAGAGATGAAATTAGAAAATTTATGATAGAGCACGAGTTCTCAAGAAGAATTGCAAAAAACATCAACAAACACCTCCAAGAATGGAAGGACGGCAAGAACTCGCGCGAGCCAGTTGCCAGATTCCTCAGAACTTATTCAATATACTTGGATGATCACCTAAAAAAAGAGGACGAGTTTTTCAACAAGGCCGAAGCAGAGATCATATCAAAAGAAGAAGAGCAGGCAATGTATGAGCAGTTCCAATCGGTAATGGCAGTGTCTACTAAAATGCAGACCATCCTTGAGCAAATTGATTATTTAGAAAAACAAGACTGGTTTGTGTCGTAAAGTCTTTAAGAGCTACAAAAGGCAGGCAATCTGAAAATGGCATTTGTAGTATGGATGACAGGACTCCCCTGCTCTGGAAAAACAACCATTGTACGCGCAATGCAGAAAATTGTTCCAAATCTAGCCATACTAGATGGGGATGAGCTAAGAGAATGGTTATCACCAAAGGACTTTTCCAAGGAAGGCCGAGTAGAGCACAACAAAAAGGTCGCTCACCTAGCTAAACTATTGCTAAAACATAACGTTCCAGTCGGAGTATCACTGGTTTCCCCATTCATTGAGAATCGATCCGATGCAAGAAAAATAGTAGCAGATGATTCCAGGTTCTTTGAGGTTTATGTAAAATGCTCGCTGGATGAGTGCGAAACCAGAGACGTCAAAGGAATGTACAAAAAAGCGCGAGCAAACGAAATCAAACAATTCACCGGAATCTCAGACCCATACGAGGCACCAGAAAACCCAAACTTTGTGGTAGAAACCGACAAGGAAACACTGGACGAATCAGTGCAAAAACTGCTCAATTTCCTAAAATCAAAAAACGTAGCCTAACTACAAAATCTTCGTATAATTTCCTCATGGACCAGCCCGTTTGTCACAACTAGGCCGTTTTCATGGTTTACCTTTTCTGTGTTGTATAGGACCTCTTTTCCCATGGTATCTGTGATCTTTCCACCAGACTCTGTTATCAGACAGTGAGAGGCGCACGTATCCCATTGTTTTATTTTGTTTGATGTGGTGAGGTATAGGTCTGCCATGCCTTGGCAAATCTCTGCTACTTTTAGTGAGCTGCCCCGGCTCTCAAAGCTTGCAACGCCAAGTTTTTTGAAAAAATCCTTTTCCTGCTCTGTTAGGTGGAATCTGCTGCCAACTGCCTTGCATTGGGTAATGTCTTTTGTCTGACTTACCTGTAGTCTTGACCATTTGTTGTTTTCAAGCTTGTATGCTCCGGCCCCTTTTTGCGCCAAAAATATTGTATTTGTTGTTGGTCGACTAATTGCACCAATTATTGGAATCTTGTTTTGGACTAGAGCTATCATTATTGTAAATTCACCAGTTCTGTTTACAAAATCGCTTGTGCCATCAAGCGGGTCAATAATCCAGATCTTTTCCTGGTGTAGCCTTGCCATGTCGTCTGCGTCTTCCTCCGATAATACATGTAATCCAGACGATGATAATGCCCTCTTTATGATCTCGTTGCTTTGTAGGTCCGCCTTTGTTATTGGAGAATCATCTTCCTTTAGCTGAGATGTAAATTCCTCATTATACACCTCCATTACGGCCAGGCTTGCCTTTTTTGCAGCATCCAGCGCAGCAAAGGCTTCGCTGAGTGGGTTTGAGAATGGTAGATTTTCAGACATGGCTATTGCGCAAGTTCTGGCTTTAGTGTCCAAGCTATTCCAAGGGCAACAAATGGAATTGAGATCAGACCCAAAATCTGAATCAGCGTGAATAGTTGTGGCGTTGCCTCTTCTGGTACATTATACAAAAACGGCAATGGAATTGCGATGGCAAACCAAATGGTAGATAATAATATGATGGTCTTTGCACGCCTTTTCTTTAGGGATTCCAATGTCTTTGCGTGATCTCTTTGGTATTAAATTGATTTGGGACTTATTTTATGGATTCGCCGCCATCAAGTGGCAAAATGGCGCCAGTAACCCAGGATGCATCTTCCTCTGATGCAAAATAAAGGGCAGCCTTTGCAACATCATTTACGGTTCCAAACCTGCCTATTGGATAGGCAAAATTCATCATGTCTCTAGTTGCCGGCGTTGATAAAAACTCGGATGTCATGCCGGTTTCGACGACGCCAGGACAAATACAGTTGACGCGAATCTTGCTTTTCGCATATTCCAAAGCCCAACACTTTGTTAGCAAAACCAAGGCTGCCTTTGATGCAGAATATGCATCCGCATTAAAATTCTCGTATGCCTTGATTCCAGCAGATGATGCGATATTGATTATTGCACCGCCGTTTTTTTGCAAATGTGGTATGGAATATTTTGTAGCATAAAATGCGCCATTGAGGTTTACATCCAATACATCCCTCCATTCCGAATCAGAAATCTCATGGAGCAGCTTGATCTTGGGAAATACTCCTGCATTATTCACCAAAATGTCCAGCCTGCCAAATCTTTCAATTGTCTTGTTTATGAGACTCTGAACATCAGACTCTTTTCTAATATCTGCCAAAACTCCAAATGCGTCAAGCTCTAATGTGGCCTTTTCCAGATTCGTCTTGTCCTTGCCGGAAATCACAATGCTTGCGCCATTAGCTGCAAACTCTTTTGCGATTGCCTTTCCAATTCCTCGGCTTCCACCAGTGATCAGTGCAATCTTTCCTGAAAGCTTCATTTCCTTTCCTGGAATGGTTCTGCTAATATCGTTGTTTGAAAAATATGTGCAAAAATTATTTCATTATATGTGGTATCATGATGTAAAAATTCATACTAATTCTTAAATAACATAAATTCCTATATGAAATGATGCGAAAGGACATAAATCCTATCGACTAAGGGGTGCGTGACCCAGTAGAACTAATTTGTGTCCTGCAAGCGCATTGGCGCTATGGATAAGAGAGGTGTTCTCTCATGTTCTACGTCTGGGGTCACGCCGAACCTATTTTATCAGATAAATCGAAAACGGGCCCAAAACGTTTCCATGCGGGTTTATTGTTATTTGTAGTTCTTGATCATCTAGAATCTCTATTTTGTTTTGGCCCAAATACTCCCAGGTATAGTATTTGCCAATGTCTCCATGTTCGGTTCCCTTTAGCTCAAACTCTTCTGAGAATGAAAATGTCGTACCGCTCAGTGAGACACCAAGTGTTTGCGGGCTGTCCCCATTTAGAACAAAACGAAACTCGTATTCTCCCTTTTTGATTGGAAATGTCTCTACAAAAATCCCGTCTGTGTATTGCTTTGGATCAGCTAGCCTTGCATGGTAGATTTGCTCGCGCCCAGTGTTATCTGATGGCGCAGTCAAAATCAGGCCAAATACAACAACCAGAGGTGCCACCGTTAAAATCAAACCAATGAGATTTTTCTTTTTCACAAATTCACCAAAATTACAATTCCTATTAAAATTTGCAAAAAACAACAAAAAGAGAGGTTTTAGAGCTTTAATGCTTCTTTGAGACCCTTGTACCTATTTCGGATGGTAACCTCAGTTACGCCTGCTGCCTGGGCAATGTCTTTTTGGGTTTTGTTCTCGCCAAGCATCACGCAAGCCAAGTACAAAGCAGCTGCTGCAAGTCCCATTGGATCCTTTCCAGCAGACACTTCAATTCGGCTAGCCTCCTTTAGGAATTCAAGTGCTTTTCTCTTTGTCTTTTCAGACAAGTCAGCAATGCTTGCAATTCTTGCGACTCCCTTGATTGGATCGACTACTGGCATCTTTAGGTCCAGTTCTCGCAGGAGCAATCGATAGCATCTAGCTACGTCTTTTCGTTTTATGTTGATTCCATTTGCCACATCGGTCAGAGTCCTTGGGGTCTCTGTATTTCTGCATGCTGCATACAAAGCAGCTGCAACTAGTCCCGGAATTGAGCGTCCTCTGACAAGCCCTTTGTCTAGTGCCTTTCTGTAGATGTATGCAGTCTTTTCTATGACTGCATCAGAAAGTGCCAGCTTGTCCTTGAGTCTGTCAAGTTCCGAAAACGCCTGTCTAAAGTTTCTATCCACTGGTTCGTGGACTTGACTTCGCGAGTCCCAAGTTCTTAGTCTCTCGATGGTGCTCTTCATTGAAGATGTCAATGGTTTTCCAGATGCGTCTTTGTCAGCTTGGCCGATAATTGTTGCAAGACCCATGTCGTGCATTGCAAGTGAAGTTGGTGTACCGGTTCGAGTGCGGTTTTCTCCTTCTTCTTTTGAAAAGGAACGCCACTCTGGACCTTCTTCCTCTACTCGCTCGGTTGCTACAAATCCGCACGTGTTACAAAACATCTCGCCTGTGCTACCATCTGTTAGCATTGCGCCTTTTGCGCAACGAGGGCAACGGTCGCTATTTCGTGCTGTTTGTGTCATAAGGTGTAATCCATTTTTGGATTCTATATATAAACATTTAACAAGACTTATCTATTATA belongs to Candidatus Nitrosotenuis cloacae and includes:
- a CDS encoding hemerythrin domain-containing protein is translated as MSATDLLRQDHLKIKRLEKVIVKCYQQLYAGKNIPLSDIEKINFVIAEFLDSIHYSREEDSYFACVASYDSLRDEIRKFMIEHEFSRRIAKNINKHLQEWKDGKNSREPVARFLRTYSIYLDDHLKKEDEFFNKAEAEIISKEEEQAMYEQFQSVMAVSTKMQTILEQIDYLEKQDWFVS
- a CDS encoding transcription initiation factor IIB, with the protein product MTQTARNSDRCPRCAKGAMLTDGSTGEMFCNTCGFVATERVEEEGPEWRSFSKEEGENRTRTGTPTSLAMHDMGLATIIGQADKDASGKPLTSSMKSTIERLRTWDSRSQVHEPVDRNFRQAFSELDRLKDKLALSDAVIEKTAYIYRKALDKGLVRGRSIPGLVAAALYAACRNTETPRTLTDVANGINIKRKDVARCYRLLLRELDLKMPVVDPIKGVARIASIADLSEKTKRKALEFLKEASRIEVSAGKDPMGLAAAALYLACVMLGENKTQKDIAQAAGVTEVTIRNRYKGLKEALKL
- a CDS encoding SDR family NAD(P)-dependent oxidoreductase, translated to MMKALVLGGSKGIGKAIADSLSSIGCDVVATSRKEIDTANLSSVKKFIKKHKQTDILILNTGGPPPKTFSEVTEKEWQKYHNQLFLGFCLLLQKLKVQDGGYVFVITSGVIKEPNPRLVISSAYRLAFTAVFKLASKELAARKVSCVNIAPGLINTDRVKDLGNASEMAKNIPMKRLGEPREIGDFIKSIVQNKIKYLSGVTIPFDGANSNFVV
- a CDS encoding 3'(2'),5'-bisphosphate nucleotidase CysQ family protein, whose product is MSENLPFSNPLSEAFAALDAAKKASLAVMEVYNEEFTSQLKEDDSPITKADLQSNEIIKRALSSSGLHVLSEEDADDMARLHQEKIWIIDPLDGTSDFVNRTGEFTIMIALVQNKIPIIGAISRPTTNTIFLAQKGAGAYKLENNKWSRLQVSQTKDITQCKAVGSRFHLTEQEKDFFKKLGVASFESRGSSLKVAEICQGMADLYLTTSNKIKQWDTCASHCLITESGGKITDTMGKEVLYNTEKVNHENGLVVTNGLVHEEIIRRFCS
- a CDS encoding metallophosphoesterase family protein, translating into MDLVFSDIHADIEGLETILEVALSSDFADKYGKVSRIINLGDLMERGTSPRQVLQKMSELSKSYPMISVMGNHDESVMYKKFFSGSSFSSIKEHDMLTSQDTEFFRQNKDGTFGDQFVIDKKDRLFCVHGGPVDPQKITKNGDDPWLYQRTWQRLSEEDFEFFSYSGYHYKAESAFSEGKAHLDNFVILCGHQHMEAAIKQDGDQITNLWTFGYETEKISKYDLKKHEFPIEKNYNYIIRVGLGGPQGYYGGGFARPHFGIIQDDPKKIVLFELE
- the cysC gene encoding adenylyl-sulfate kinase — protein: MAFVVWMTGLPCSGKTTIVRAMQKIVPNLAILDGDELREWLSPKDFSKEGRVEHNKKVAHLAKLLLKHNVPVGVSLVSPFIENRSDARKIVADDSRFFEVYVKCSLDECETRDVKGMYKKARANEIKQFTGISDPYEAPENPNFVVETDKETLDESVQKLLNFLKSKNVA
- a CDS encoding SDR family NAD(P)-dependent oxidoreductase → MKLSGKIALITGGSRGIGKAIAKEFAANGASIVISGKDKTNLEKATLELDAFGVLADIRKESDVQSLINKTIERFGRLDILVNNAGVFPKIKLLHEISDSEWRDVLDVNLNGAFYATKYSIPHLQKNGGAIINIASSAGIKAYENFNADAYSASKAALVLLTKCWALEYAKSKIRVNCICPGVVETGMTSEFLSTPATRDMMNFAYPIGRFGTVNDVAKAALYFASEEDASWVTGAILPLDGGESIK